Below is a window of Vespa crabro chromosome 20, iyVesCrab1.2, whole genome shotgun sequence DNA.
TTTCCAGTATATGGCATACTGCATGATATGGAACGCGACAAAGACTTTTGACTCGCTCGAGATCTGAAGCTGCCACCTTGTAGATTACTCCGTGACCGAGGCACTGGCGTATTTCGTGGTGAAACGAAAGGACTCGCGTTTGCTGAATTAGATTTGGAAGCACGACCATTGATAGGTGAATGTGGACCAGGTGATATTGGGGTGAAATTAAATATCCTACGACGCGTATTTGGGCTTTGAGGTACGGTATTCGTAACAACATTGGAATCTTGTACATGTTCAACGACATTAGTTTCAAAACTAACTCTGCGTCTCGTATTAGTTTGATTCGAATGATTTAACAATGTTGGAAGTATCAAATTATGCGTTTGAGTAACCTCCTGTTTTTCACTAACTGTATTCTGCCTGACGATAGTAGCGGATACTATGTCAATCGGTGGATGCTCGGTACCAGCTTTTAGATTTTGTTCTAATATTAATCTCAACTGAGACACTTTATCGGATCTTGATATTTGTTCCGTGTCTCCAGTAATGGCATTTGCCTCTACATCTGAACTAGACGAACTATTCTGTTGAAAATACTGCAACAATTCCTCTTCTTGTTCTTGAGAATTATTACCCCCGTTTAAATAATCATCCAAAGCATCCGCATCAAGAGAACAAAGCTTATCATTCTTACTTATGAGGTTTGAATTTTCTTGCAACAATCGTAGTTGATCCTTGGTTAAAAGAGTCGATGTTTCAGTTCCATTTCCATTAGAATCAAAACTACTTGGGCAACCATTTATTTTGATGGAATTTTTGGAACATGTTGGCAATTCAATATCACAGTTTTTGGCAGGCTGATTACTAACAGCCTCTGTGGCTTTACACTTGGTAGGCTTCAGGTTACTAGCTAATATCACTGATATTTTCCCCGCACGTTGTACAGATGAGAGCCTAGGTAACAACATACTGGAATGCTCTACATTTTCATGTACCTGCTGTTCTGCAAGTTTTGTTTGCTTCTCAGGACTGGATTCCGATGGTTGATTTGGTACATTAAGATTGGCACGCTTTCTGGAATTTTTAGGTTTAACGTCTCGCTTTGAATTCACGCAATTGGTCGTTACTACTCTAGTGCTGCTATTATTCTGAACATCTTCGATCGATTGTACCACTATATTATCACAGTTGGATTCCGGAGAAACGTTGTTGCAGGGTTGACTGCTAGCTTTAAGAACCTTTTTTTGCCGAACTGTCACAGTGGCAGGTAAATTGTGTTTGTTTAACACATATTGTCCAGCTGGCGTATTTGTACCCTGAGGCGACTGATTGGTCTTAACTTTCTTACTTCCTTTATTTACTCCtgctttattatcaataatcttttctttattctgattctgaaatatttatacttgTACATACTTATACTTGtttagatttatattttattgtatgaAACTTCTAATATCAGATATTTTAACACCATACCTGTGTAACATTGTCAATGTGCCTATGCTTTTGATCTTTTATATGCTCTCGTTGTTGTAGCTTACGTTGTAATTGTATCTGTGCTTCTCTTAATTTCCCTGGTTTTCCAGATATTGATGTAACTGACAAACCAGTCGTTGGCTCTATcgacaaatatttattgattttagtAGCATCACAACACGtcacattatattttatttgatataccTTCGTTGGATGAAGTATCAGGTTCCCTGGAAGCGCATAAAATGCACACGGCAGCTAGAGATCGCGTATCGACACAAAGATTATCCACAAGATGACGTGCTAAGGCACTCAAAGTTGGAAATTTAAAACCTAACACACTTTCTGCCCATTCCCTAATCAATGTAGAAGCAGCGCCTAACATTTCTTcggtaatattttcttctgtaCCATCCTcctaaaaatatcaaataatcgatattattattactatgttatATTACTTATCAATATATGAAAGATTCTGTTTACAATTATACACATATTATGaaagatacaaagaaaaatatcagaaaaatttattagatgTGCCTCACAGTTTGACTTCCAGATATGTTAGGCAGCGTTGGAGCTTCCAATTTAACTCTCTTGCGCATTCCTGCATAGCAATAACGAGAATTGCCTCTTGTGCCTAGTCTTCGAGGACGTACCCGTGGATAGACTTGTTTCATAACTTTTCCAAAATCTGCAGTTGACAGTGGTTTCATAGAATTCCTTATACAATACATGCtgtaaatagatattatataaatataaaaatttattgaaaaccAAAACTTATCATTGCGAATatgatctatttattttaaacatacTTATACTCTTCATAGACCTCTTGTTTCGGTAAGGAAACTTCAGGATCCTCTTCCAAATGTGTTTTGATCCACATAATAGTCTGATGAATTTCATAACGATTTCCTAATGGATTTAATGGCTGCCTCAATGGATCAACAGTTCCTCCAGTATTGTTCAACGACAATGGAAGCTTCAGGTACAGCAACAatttttcctctatttttAGTTGCTCAACTTGGGAAAATATTTCCTGAACTCGTGATTTTGATTCTTCACTGTTTCAAACATACAAGACgtcattatatatcatatctttaaacaaaaaatctatacattattaataaacaaattaaattcgCTTGTAAAACaactaaaaattattaagaattttaaatatattattagatgACATTTTAATCCTCAATATATCTTTCGCGATAAAAATCGATGAGAAAgggatttatttaaattaataaattgtaaagatTGACATGGAAAGTACATGCGAATTAATCATCAAGAAATTGTGCTGAACGCGAAATGTGCAAATTCTTTTATGAATATGctaattattcctttttttcgttaaaacaGGAGCGCCAAAAATACAATTCGAAAGAACTCGAAGTTAACTTCAGAAGTAATCACGATATCGATTACTCGATcgaattcgaaaatatttcaaatgattattgtaataaattattaaaagaaaacatcgtcaataaaatgtaaatatgtattgtGTAACAATTCGATACATTCGCGAATTATTTTCGAGCGAAGAATCCATCATAAATAAGAGATATAGTTTCGTACAGGTATAAAACTGTGGCAAAACGTACAATGtaggaaaaaaatacgatCTGAGAACAGTAATATCAGTAGATTTGGCTATATCGTATATCTATAAAGCaatcttataaatcttataattgTCGATTAGCACGAAGCGACTTGGGTTGCGTCGATTCACTTCCCATATATACTTCAATTAATTACGAATGCTTATAAAAGACAATTCTGTATTCCGATCAGGAAACAAAACCTTCGACTTAGTGAATTCTGaattaatcgaaagaaaaaaaaaaaaaaatggaaagaaagaaagaaagaaagaaagaaagaaaaaaagaaaaaataagaaagaataaaacaggtgtgtgaaaagaaagaaatgttgtGATTAAAGggaataaataagaatgaaatgaaGGTCGAGAGTTTAAACCTGACGCTGTCCTCGATCATCAGACGAATCTTGTCGTTCTTGCCGGTGGAGCCGTGATTCGCCAGGGTCGTGAACTTGGCCGCGATGATGTCCTGAAGTAGGTCACCTTCGTGGAAGCCGTTGGAGAGCCTACCGGCAATGGGAGCGGGGGTGGCCGGCGGTCTCTTGTTGTCGTTGATACCGGCTTTCGTGATTCCACCGTTTCCTCCAGCACCGCTGCCACCACCGTTGCCACCACCGCCGCCTCCACTGACGTTGCTGGCACCGGCACCGTCGCCGTTCTCGAGACAAATGTCACTTTGTTCTTTCTTGATGCGCGTGCCGTCGAAAGCGTACTCGTCGACGGAGACGTTGTTCCGCGTAGAcgatggtggtagtggtgatggCGATGGCGGTATCGCAGGTGGAGGTGGtagcggtggtggtggcggtggtggtggtaatgtTGCCGccgccgctgctgctgctgctgctgctgctgctgctgctgccgaTGCCGATGCCGATGccgatgatgatggtggtggtggtggtttgGGCTTGGACTGATCATGATTATCAGTACTCATCGTACCCTAACCGCGACGGTACCGGATTATGTAGCACGTACGAATCTATAACCTCCCGCCGATAGAGAGGGCCCTACCATTTTGTCAGAGTCAGCTggacttctactactactactactactactattattactacttgtTAGCATCGCACTCTCCGGTATACGTCCTGCGTGGGCGCCATTCGAGAGCCTCCACTCGCGCGTACCGACAATTCGCCGAAGCGCTTGCAATATGATCGAGTGCGCTTCACCGTCATAACTACAACGCGCGACACTTTAACGCCGATCGTCCCGGCATAAATCGGTCACGGTTGATAGCACTCATCCGCGGCCCATGTCGGACCTCAAACACGGTGTGACGACAATCGGTTGACGGTCTCGCTCTCTGTATTGGCCACGGAAGTCAGACCGATAGCACTTTGCGCGTTCTTTCGATCGTCATAGAACTTGCGTCTTTCACTCGACGCGGTACACGTACGCAttcgagagaagaaagaaatttcttagCGCCTCCGCGACACGGCGCCCTGACATTTTAACATCTCCGGCATGCAATTGGTCCGCTCGAACATAACGTTGTCATTAATTTTCGACAAACGATTTCAAGAGTAGCCAATGGCCTTTCTTTCTCGCTAACGTCTTTtcttaacttttctttttttcatttttcaatatatttattaataaagatacaaCTCGCTAATTCGAATTAAAGATAAagttcgatttattttatatcgtcataaataaaaatggaatattAAATCTAGAGATTTGTCCACGGTATGATATCTATAGGTTATTACGATTGTCGTCGTAATGGCGCAACTAGTCAGCAAATTACGAATTTATTCTTGTAAAATAACActctaatgattattatttcgatgttCGATTAAAATCGTCTGCAAAATCGGTAAAATTTTTGATCGACCGcttattttcaatttgatttatacgtgaaaagataaaaagacgaCAATATTTGAACGTTTGAAATTGCtcataaaattgttttatttagaaCGACAAGAAAACGCGAAAGAGTAAATTTGTATTTACGAAATCTTATTAATCGaggtaaaattttttattacgtgtcgttaataattattttattgcatCAGGATTTGTacaatttatacaaattatacctgttaagatttatttcaataaatgcTCTTTAATAAAACTGCGAAATATATTGTAGGAATCTTGTAAGGTACATTTCTGTTTAATTCATAACAATTAAAGTGGAatacttataaattttattacttataagTTTCAGATCAATGattatgtatttttactttgattaacaatataaatatggTCAATTGTACAAATctgtgaatataaaattaatattatctttcattaatataattaatttatatatcattggtTTTTTCAGTAGTAACATTTGCAGCatcaaataaaatgttaagaatatttaaattttcacgTCAAACCTATTCACAACATCAGAGCTTCTTGCAGCGCTTAAAACGTCCTTATTCTGCAAatgtaaaatatgaaacaataaattataatagagaTGTAATACATTATCCATCTGAGAAATTCAAAAAAGGAACTGTTCTGCATGGTTTTATAATAGATGAAGTTGCAAGAATAGATGAAATGTATCTTACTGCAGTAAGGCTTACACATTTATCTACCGGAGCAGAATATGTACACTTAGCAAGAGATGACAGTAACAATGTATTTTCTATTGGATTTCGCACGACACCTATGGATTCTACTGGTCTACCACATATATTAGAACATACAACTCTATGTGGCAGCGAAAGATACCCTTGTAGAGATCCATTTTTTAAAATGCTCAGAAGATCCTTAGCTACTTTCATGAATGCCATGACTGGTCCAGACTATACTATATATCCATTTTCAACACAAAATTTGAAAGACTTCAGGAATTTACAATCAGTGTACTTAGATTCTGTCTTTAAGCCTAATCTTAGAGAATTGGATTTTCGACAAGAAGGATGGAGATTAGAACATGCTGATgtaaatgacaaaaatagtcctattatttttaaaggagtagtttttaatgaaatgaaaggaGTCTTCAATGAAAATCAAGCTATATTGGCCGAAcgattattaaattcaatccTACCAAGTCACACATATGCAATCATTTCTGGAGGAGATCCTCTTGTTATTcctaatttgaaatattctgatcttttaaattttcatgCAACTTATTACCATCCTTCTAATGCACGATTTTATTCATATGGCAATTTTCCACTTGAAGAACATTTGAAGTTCATCAATGATCGCTATCTTTTCTTATCAGATAGGATCGATACCTCTGGATCAAAAGTTCCTTCAGAAAAGCGATGGGATAAACCTAAATTTGAGCATATTTCCTGTAGACCAGATCCTATGATTGCAGATCCAAACAGGCAAGGTTCTATTGTAATAGGACATTTATGTAATGATATAACTGATGTGCAGaaaacatttgaaatatatgtattgtcgcaattattattaaaaggtCCTAATTCGGCATTTTACAAAAGTTTAGTAGAATCAAATATAAGTACCGGCTTTGGTCCTATAACTGGATATGATGCACAGTGTAAAGATACTATGTTTATTGTAAGTCTACAAGGAGTGAAGCTTGAAGATTTTTCTAAAGTAGAACAAATTTTTGACGAAACTTTGCAGAAAGTCATTAAAGAAGGTTTTCAAAAAGATCATATAGAGGCTATTCTACATGGTATCGAATTAAGTATGAAACATCAAACTTCAAACTTTGGATTACATCTTTTGTTTAACGTAACACCACTATGGAATCATAATGGTGATATTATTCAATCACTGAGAATCAATGAAGCAGTTAAACAgttcataaataaaatggaaaaaaatcctcaatatttacaaaatttagtacagaattatttaatagacAACAATCATagattaacattaacaatgtcACCTGATGAGAGATATGATGCTGAAAAAACTGACGCAGAACgagaattattaacaaaaaaaataaaggaactATCTAAAGAAGAATTAGATAATGTTTATAAGGAAGGATTGATGCTACTAGCtgaacaggaaaaaaaagatgatgcAGAAGTTCTTCCTACTTTAAGAGTACAAGACTTGAAAGAAGATGTGGAACGATatcaattaacaaatttaaatatctctGGTGTTCCATTGCAAGTGAGTGTACAACCAACTAATGgaatttcttattatcgtgGAATTCTTAATACGCAGAAATTACcacaagaattaaaaaatctactaccacttttcaataatattattgccaAAATGGGTACAAGAAATTATGATTATAGAACTTTCGATCAAATGATACAGTTAAAAACTGGTGGCTTAAATTTTATGAATCATGTTGCTGAACATAAAAGTAATGTAATGGAATATGAAGAAGGTGTTATGATAGAATCTTATTGTTTAGACAGAAACATGAATGATATGTGGAAATTATGGtcagaattatttaataatgtaacATTAGATGATCTTCAAAGATTTGACACATTAGTTAAAATGAATGCAGCGCATTTAGTGAATGGAATTGCTGATCAAGGACATATGTATGCAATGAGTACTGCTAACAGTTTGGTTTCTTCAGTTGCTAaacttaaagaaaatttatctgGATTACAGTATGTaggaagaatgaaaagtaTAGCACAACTTCAAGATTTAACTCCAATATTGAATCAAATGAAGGAAATTGCTAGACatgttttaaataaagaacatttaagatctgttattaatttatcaagtgaacataaagaaagtatattaGAAAGCATCGGTACATTTTACGAATCATTAAAAGATAATGCAAAGGAGCCATATATCATTACATCAgctgatgataataatgttgaaGAAAGTTCAATTCATTATGTTTTACCATACACAGTTAATTATTCTTCAAAAGCAATTTTAACAGTACCATATACAAATCCAGAATATGCCGTGTTACGTATACTCTCTAAACTTCTTACATCAATTTATTTGCATCCTGAGATTCGAGAAAAAGGTGGAGCTTATGGTGGTGGAGCTACGTTGACTTCTGCAGGAATATTTACATTCTATTCCTATCGAGATCCTAATTCTGTTCAAACATTTGATACCTTTGATAGAGCATatgaatttcttaaaaattacgAATTGTCTCAAAGAGAAATAGACGAAGCAAAACTAGGAGTCTTTCAACAAGTTGATGCTCCAATATCTCCAGGCAGTCGTGGTATGCTTAAATTCACACATAATCTTACTGATGATGAGATACAGGCACACAGAGAACAATTAAAATGTGTAACTAAAAAACACATTATGGAAGTTGCTGAAAAATATCTACAACtaggacaaaaaaatattaaaattggtCGTGCTCTTATTGGACCAAGCAATGATGCTTTATTGCatagaaaaatggaaaattggATTGTTTTTAATCAAGAGGAAGAAGTTCAAGCAGAAGTAGCTAAATAAGTATTATAGAATAATTACTTTAAATTCgaaattgttattagtattctcaaaatatttataacataatatatacaatgtatgtatttacgttccaaacaaaaattattcagaaattgtgaaagaaataattcggAAAGTCATAGGGCGACACTAAGCGGCAATCGTTAGAAATtcgagataaatattttttcccgACAAATTAAAACTTCAAATGAACagaattcgataataacaaagtatCAAATGAAAGATTAGATTATACAGAATGTTTATGAGCAGCCGAATTTTTATAACCAtcgctataaaaataaaaaaaatgacacgAAAAGATTAATTGATATACTCATGCATACTATTGTATTTCTTATCACGCATAGAAAGCTCCTAATAACTATCTCACCGTTAGAGCTTTCAATGATTGTCGTTGGCGTTA
It encodes the following:
- the LOC124430934 gene encoding uncharacterized protein LOC124430934, with the translated sequence MSTDNHDQSKPKPPPPPSSSASASASAAAAAAAAAAAAAAATLPPPPPPPPLPPPPAIPPSPSPLPPSSTRNNVSVDEYAFDGTRIKKEQSDICLENGDGAGASNVSGGGGGGNGGGSGAGGNGGITKAGINDNKRPPATPAPIAGRLSNGFHEGDLLQDIIAAKFTTLANHGSTGKNDKIRLMIEDSVSEESKSRVQEIFSQVEQLKIEEKLLLYLKLPLSLNNTGGTVDPLRQPLNPLGNRYEIHQTIMWIKTHLEEDPEVSLPKQEVYEEYNMYCIRNSMKPLSTADFGKVMKQVYPRVRPRRLGTRGNSRYCYAGMRKRVKLEAPTLPNISGSQTEDGTEENITEEMLGAASTLIREWAESVLGFKFPTLSALARHLVDNLCVDTRSLAAVCILCASREPDTSSNEEPTTGLSVTSISGKPGKLREAQIQLQRKLQQREHIKDQKHRHIDNVTQNQNKEKIIDNKAGVNKGSKKVKTNQSPQGTNTPAGQYVLNKHNLPATVTVRQKKVLKASSQPCNNVSPESNCDNIVVQSIEDVQNNSSTRVVTTNCVNSKRDVKPKNSRKRANLNVPNQPSESSPEKQTKLAEQQVHENVEHSSMLLPRLSSVQRAGKISVILASNLKPTKCKATEAVSNQPAKNCDIELPTCSKNSIKINGCPSSFDSNGNGTETSTLLTKDQLRLLQENSNLISKNDKLCSLDADALDDYLNGGNNSQEQEEELLQYFQQNSSSSSDVEANAITGDTEQISRSDKVSQLRLILEQNLKAGTEHPPIDIVSATIVRQNTVSEKQEVTQTHNLILPTLLNHSNQTNTRRRVSFETNVVEHVQDSNVVTNTVPQSPNTRRRIFNFTPISPGPHSPINGRASKSNSANASPFVSPRNTPVPRSRSNLQGGSFRSRASQKSLSRSISCSMPYTGKNDTFVVPTSGPELVRQVSMPQSPLTCTKSSEVQVGGNGTHIAITSKQENQGSQCPPFLASDLAPQKQLLINYPSQENLQEIKNVYQRPQPTDQEISELLLGNKQFTTEQLFCRSQSVPLHRMVNPALMSPISTQQCLSSFQSHSFNPSTSSSIAPTPVPSEFNDFGSIGQSEGTSYLLNDVDPNFISDDQQFLMNDKEITSENITNILNILSEEGSQSLQILPEQSGEEDLIDNNGIVLDTLPNSNINLSEEDMLDPSNVLDSSVSGALQKIIQSRSYPNTPLPAPVSTYTPSYAEDSNGSRSYPSTPLHTVQSQEVYQESNEPMLSSPTLNSLNLHGDTTSIATSDNGCRNVADLLETTFLGEPDGEADDLDPLSNFDGLQDVDPLTPLFNEVTEPNR
- the LOC124430936 gene encoding presequence protease, mitochondrial; the protein is MLRIFKFSRQTYSQHQSFLQRLKRPYSANVKYETINYNRDVIHYPSEKFKKGTVLHGFIIDEVARIDEMYLTAVRLTHLSTGAEYVHLARDDSNNVFSIGFRTTPMDSTGLPHILEHTTLCGSERYPCRDPFFKMLRRSLATFMNAMTGPDYTIYPFSTQNLKDFRNLQSVYLDSVFKPNLRELDFRQEGWRLEHADVNDKNSPIIFKGVVFNEMKGVFNENQAILAERLLNSILPSHTYAIISGGDPLVIPNLKYSDLLNFHATYYHPSNARFYSYGNFPLEEHLKFINDRYLFLSDRIDTSGSKVPSEKRWDKPKFEHISCRPDPMIADPNRQGSIVIGHLCNDITDVQKTFEIYVLSQLLLKGPNSAFYKSLVESNISTGFGPITGYDAQCKDTMFIVSLQGVKLEDFSKVEQIFDETLQKVIKEGFQKDHIEAILHGIELSMKHQTSNFGLHLLFNVTPLWNHNGDIIQSLRINEAVKQFINKMEKNPQYLQNLVQNYLIDNNHRLTLTMSPDERYDAEKTDAERELLTKKIKELSKEELDNVYKEGLMLLAEQEKKDDAEVLPTLRVQDLKEDVERYQLTNLNISGVPLQVSVQPTNGISYYRGILNTQKLPQELKNLLPLFNNIIAKMGTRNYDYRTFDQMIQLKTGGLNFMNHVAEHKSNVMEYEEGVMIESYCLDRNMNDMWKLWSELFNNVTLDDLQRFDTLVKMNAAHLVNGIADQGHMYAMSTANSLVSSVAKLKENLSGLQYVGRMKSIAQLQDLTPILNQMKEIARHVLNKEHLRSVINLSSEHKESILESIGTFYESLKDNAKEPYIITSADDNNVEESSIHYVLPYTVNYSSKAILTVPYTNPEYAVLRILSKLLTSIYLHPEIREKGGAYGGGATLTSAGIFTFYSYRDPNSVQTFDTFDRAYEFLKNYELSQREIDEAKLGVFQQVDAPISPGSRGMLKFTHNLTDDEIQAHREQLKCVTKKHIMEVAEKYLQLGQKNIKIGRALIGPSNDALLHRKMENWIVFNQEEEVQAEVAK